TGTGAAGGTATAGATAAAAAGGATACGCCGCTGAAAATCCGCCGGTGCGATGGCCACAACGGCGATATTTTTATAAACAAAGGCACTGCCGCCGCTGCGGCTCCGGATGAAATGACGCTAAGAGATACAAGGCAGTACTCTTATTCTTCCGCACTATCTTGGTCTTTTTATGTTGACAAAACCTAAAAGAGTTTTTATATATATACTATTGTGAAAAATATGATAGAATGTCAGAAATCCAAATAAGGCATATGATATAGACGGTGAGATAAAATGGCGGAGGAACAAGAAAGTTCATCTTTAACAGGCGAAATTGAAACGCTGCGCAGGCAGCTCCGGTACTATCAGGAGTATGACCAGCTCACGGGCATTTTCAATAAAGCCGCGTTTTGCAAAAAATGCGCGGAACTCATATCCATGCCTCACGGCAGTCCGTTCGACGTAGTCTGCATTGATATAGAGCGGTTCAAACTCGTCAACGACATCTACGGCATGGAGCGCGGCGACTCGCTGCTTTGCCACGTCGCGCGCGGGCTTGAGCGCAAATTCGGCTGTAGAGGCGGTATTATCGCACGCATCGCGAGCGACGTATTCGCCCTCCTGATATCGCATGAGGCGGAAGGTATACTGGAGAGTGATATTCTCAGTATATTCAAAAGCTGTCCGGTAGAGATGTCGGTCATGCCGTCCATCGGCGTCTGCCGCGCCGATAACGATACGCCGGTGGAGAAGCTCTGCGACTGGGCCGTCATGGCTCTTGACTCTGTGAAGCACAACTATATGCGTCATATCGCCGTGTATAACAGCGATATCCGTTCGATGCTGCTCGAAGAGCAGGAGATTCTCAGCAGCATGGAGTCGGCGCTCGAAAAAAAGGAATTTACGATATATTTTCAGCCTAAATGCAATATGACGATGGGAAAGATAATCGGCGCGGAGGCGCTTGTGCGCTGGGTCCATCCCGAAAAGGGCGTCATTTCGCCGGCCTCTTTCATCCCGATATTCGAAAAGAACGGTTTTATCAAACGGCTGGACAGCTATGTGTGGGAAGAGGCGGCAGCCTGGCTTCGCCGTCTCATTGACGCTGGCGGTAAACCGCTGCCCGTATCGGTCAACATCTCGCGCACTGACTTTTTCGGTATGGATGTATGTGACACGCTCATGACGATACTCCGCCGCTATGACATCAGCCCAGAGCTGCTGGAACTCGAGATCACGGAGAGCGCCTACGCGGACCGGCCGCAGGAGATCATCAACACCATAATGAAGCTTATGAACAACCGGTTCACCATACTTATGGACGACTTTGGCAGCGGTTATTCGTCGCTCAACATGCTTAAAGATATCGATGTCAACGTGCTTAAGATAGATATGGGCTTCCTGCGCCGCGACAGCCAGAAGAGCCGCGATATTCTCAAATCTGTCGTGCGTATGGCGAAGTGGCTGAATCTGCCGATGATCGCCGAGGGTGTGGAGACGAAAGATCAGGTAGATTTTCTTCTCACGATCGGCTGTGTCTACGCGCAGGGATATTACTATTACAGGCCGATGACGGCGGAGCAGTTCTTGAATTTGATCAACGCTCCCGAGAAGATGGACTACCAGAACGGCGGTAAGCTGATTCCCGTACAGAACCAATATCTTGATTTTCACGAGCTATTTAACCGCGATATGATGAGCGACAGGCTCATGGGCAACATCTTGGGAGCGATCGCCATCTATTCCTTTGACGGAGAAAAGCTCTATCTGCTGCGCGGCAACGAGGAATATTTCAAGCTGCTGCGCCGCGCGGGAGTCACGAATGATATGGCGCAGGACATTATGCCTACCGTTGCGGAACGGGACCGCCCGCTGCTGGTGAAATCATTGAAGCAGATTCAGGGGGCCTCCGATGAAGGCAGCGTTGAGGTTACGGTGCGTCCATTCGTGGGGGTTACCGATTTTTGGATACAGATGCGCCTCTTCCATCTCGCTAAAAAGGGCGAGGATGAGATATATTACGCGGCGCTCGCCGATGTTACGGAGCAGATGGAGGCGATAGAGACGCTGAGGATCAGCGAACAGCGTTTCAGGCTGGCTATGGAGGCTACCAACATCGCGATATTTGAGCTGGATGTCCGGACGAGGGTCGCCACATATTCGGAATATACGCGAAAGACTTTCGGGCTCGACGCCACCGTCACTAACGCTCCCGAGGGATTTATCGAGCAGGGTACGGTGTGCGAGGAATATATCGACAGATTCAGAGGAATATACGAGGCCATCTATCGTGGGGAGAAAAAGGCCTCTTGCGTGATACGCGCCATATTGGGCGACGGAAAGTTTGCCTGGAACCGTGTGTCGCTTACCGCGATACAGGACCGGAACGGTAAAACGGTGAAGGCGATCGGTATCGTTGAGAGAGTTCCATTTGACCCTAAGCTGTGGATAGAGCCGAAATAAATCAGGCGGCGCAGCAGATATCCGCGCCGTGTCCGGCAAAATTCAAGCATGTGAAAGATGTGGTTGCAATGTGGTTGGCAATGTATCATTACTGTTTAAAAATCCATATATACGGCGGCGACGCCGCTCTTGAGAGCGAGCTGCAGGCTGTCGCGCCTCTTGAGAGGTTTGAACATGAGATCAGGATCTTCGACCATATAACGGTGGAGAGCCTTGCGGAATGCGACGTTGCGGTATTCGATCTGCCGGTGGAACGACCGTGCCGCGAACTGCGCGGAATATGTAAAAAAGGCGCTGAACTTGTATTCTGCGCCGATCTCCGCGAAGGTCTGCCGGAATGGGCGGCGGATTTTGACGACATCTGGCAGAGGCCGTTTACGCCGGGGCTGACCGGCTTCCATTTTCGCCGTCTGTTGGAACGTATCAAACTAAAAAAGGATAAATGGTTTGTCTCGAACTGCCTTGACGTGGCGATGGACAGCGTTCCGGATCTTATCTGGTTCAAAGACGTACGCGGCGCGCACCTGAAGGTAAACAACGCCTTTTGCAGCGCCGTGGGCAAGACAAAGAACGACGTTCAGGGCAGAGGGCATTACTATATATGGGATTTGAAGCAGGAGGAATATGAGCAGGGCGAATATGTCTGTCTTGAAACCGAAGAGATAGTGCTGCGTGAGAAAAAGACCCGCGCCTTCGACGAAAAGGTAAAGAGCAAACATGGCCTGCGGCAGTTCAAGACCTATAAATCCCCGATCTTCGACGAAGATCATCAGGTGGTCGGGA
This is a stretch of genomic DNA from Cloacibacillus sp.. It encodes these proteins:
- a CDS encoding EAL domain-containing protein produces the protein MAEEQESSSLTGEIETLRRQLRYYQEYDQLTGIFNKAAFCKKCAELISMPHGSPFDVVCIDIERFKLVNDIYGMERGDSLLCHVARGLERKFGCRGGIIARIASDVFALLISHEAEGILESDILSIFKSCPVEMSVMPSIGVCRADNDTPVEKLCDWAVMALDSVKHNYMRHIAVYNSDIRSMLLEEQEILSSMESALEKKEFTIYFQPKCNMTMGKIIGAEALVRWVHPEKGVISPASFIPIFEKNGFIKRLDSYVWEEAAAWLRRLIDAGGKPLPVSVNISRTDFFGMDVCDTLMTILRRYDISPELLELEITESAYADRPQEIINTIMKLMNNRFTILMDDFGSGYSSLNMLKDIDVNVLKIDMGFLRRDSQKSRDILKSVVRMAKWLNLPMIAEGVETKDQVDFLLTIGCVYAQGYYYYRPMTAEQFLNLINAPEKMDYQNGGKLIPVQNQYLDFHELFNRDMMSDRLMGNILGAIAIYSFDGEKLYLLRGNEEYFKLLRRAGVTNDMAQDIMPTVAERDRPLLVKSLKQIQGASDEGSVEVTVRPFVGVTDFWIQMRLFHLAKKGEDEIYYAALADVTEQMEAIETLRISEQRFRLAMEATNIAIFELDVRTRVATYSEYTRKTFGLDATVTNAPEGFIEQGTVCEEYIDRFRGIYEAIYRGEKKASCVIRAILGDGKFAWNRVSLTAIQDRNGKTVKAIGIVERVPFDPKLWIEPK